A region from the Manihot esculenta cultivar AM560-2 chromosome 13, M.esculenta_v8, whole genome shotgun sequence genome encodes:
- the LOC110629537 gene encoding anthocyanidin 3-O-glucosyltransferase 5 — MQTMKPHVTLLASPGMGHLIPVLELGKRLVSDHGFIATIFVVTTNTSLSQSQLLKSPIPQLLEIVLLPPVDISALINPSTGILTQLAIMMRQALPSLRQAISAMRFRPTALIVDLFGTEAFAIAEELNMLKYVFITSTAWFLALTIHLPALDAKVVEEEHVKNHEPLLIPGCSSLRFDDTFEPVLDRNNQMYVEYIRMGIEMPTADGILVNTWQDLEPKTLGALGDNMKLGWVTQAPVYPIGPLIRPAEPGLSSEVLAWLDMQPQQSVVYVSFGSGGTLSAKQTTELAWGLELSEQRFIWVVRPPVEDDAAAAVFKTGKRSDDTPDFLPDCFLTRTQKTGLVILKWAPQAEILSHPSVGGFLSHCGWNSTLESIANGVPMIAWPLYAEQRMNAAMLTEDIGVAVRSTANPSEVVGREEIESMIREIMEKKGNARRARAEALKLSGENALRKGASSYNSLSHVANDCVMSLKHLKAKAHGG; from the coding sequence ATGCAAACCATGAAGCCTCATGTAACACTGTTGGCTAGCCCTGGCATGGGGCACCTCATCCCTGTCCTTGAGCTAGGCAAACGCCTGGTAAGTGACCATGGCTTCATTGCAACTATTTTTGTGGTCACAACCAATACCTCGCTCTCCCAATCCCAGCTTCTCAAATCACCAATTCCCCAACTACTTGAAATTGTCCTTCTACCTCCAGTGGACATTTCTGCTCTAATCAACCCAAGTACTGGGATCCTAACACAACTTGCCATTATGATGCGTCAAGCTTTGCCAAGCTTGCGCCAGGCAATATCAGCCATGAGGTTTCGCCCCACGGCTCTTATTGTTGATTTGTTTGGAACTGAAGCTTTCGCCATTGCTGAAGAGCTTAACATGCTCAAGTACGTGTTTATCACTTCCACTGCATGGTTTCTTGCTCTAACCATACACCTGCCTGCGCTAGATGCTAAGGTGGTGGAAGAAGAGCACGTTAAGAACCACGAACCGCTGTTGATTCCTGGGTGCAGCTCACTTCGGTTTGACGACACTTTTGAACCGGTTCTAGACCGGAATAATCAGATGTACGTCGAGTACATACGCATGGGCATTGAGATGCCAACCGCTGATGGTATTTTGGTGAACACATGGCAGGATCTTGAGCCCAAAACACTTGGTGCACTTGGAGACAACATGAAGCTTGGATGGGTGACTCAGGCGCCTGTCTACCCAATTGGGCCACTGATCAGACCTGCAGAACCCGGTTTGAGTAGCGAGGTGTTGGCTTGGCTGGATATGCAACCCCAGCAATCAGTTGTTTACGTTTCATTTGGGAGTGGTGGGACACTTTCAGCCAAGCAAACAACCGAGCTAGCATGGGGTTTGGAGTTGAGCGAACAGAGATTTATTTGGGTCGTACGGCCTCCGGTAGAGGACGATGCAGCTGCTGCAGTTTTCAAGACAGGCAAAAGGAGTGATGACACTCCAGATTTTCTGCCTGATTGCTTCCTAACCCGGACCCAAAAGACAGGTTTGGTAATCCTCAAGTGGGCACCCCAAGCTGAGATCTTGAGCCACCCATCAGTGGGTGGGTTCTTATCACACTGTGGTTGGAACTCAACCCTGGAGAGTATAGCAAATGGGGTACCCATGATTGCTTGGCCACTGTATGCAGAGCAGAGGATGAACGCTGCAATGCTCACGGAGGACATAGGCGTGGCTGTCCGGTCGACGGCAAACCCGTCAGAAGTAGTGGGCAGGGAGGAGATAGAGAGTATGATTAGagaaataatggagaagaaaggAAATGCAAGAAGGGCTAGAGCAGAGGCACTAAAGTTAAGTGGTGAGAACGCTTTGAGGAAAGGTGCCTCCTCCTATAATTCACTTTCTCATGTGGCAAATGACTGTGTGATGAGCTTGAAGCACCTTAAAGCAAAGGCTCATGGTGGTTAG
- the LOC110629156 gene encoding probable NAD(P)H dehydrogenase (quinone) FQR1-like 2: MGKGGGCVPSKNKRPAVADVPQRSTHDAPIPMEENAENNAAVAIDSTSQLKIFIVFYSMYGHVEGLARRMKKGVDGVEGVQAVLYRVPETLPADVLEHMKAPPKDPEIPEITAAELTDANGVLFGFPTRYGCMAAQMKSFFDSTGQLWKEQKLVGKPAGFFVSTGTQGGGQETTAWTAITQLAHHGMLFVPVGYTFGAGMFKMDSIRGGSPYGAGVYAGDGSREPSESELALAEHQGKYMATVVKKLAQA, from the exons ATGGGGAAAGGTGGAGGCTGTGTTCCGAGCAAGAACAAACGCCCTGCTGTTGCTGATGTTCCCCAACGATCAACTCACGACGCGCCCATACCTATGGAGGAAAACGCCGAAAATAATGCCGCTGTCGCCATCGATTCCACCTCTCAATTGAAGATATTCATAGTGTTCTACTCGATGTACGGGCACGTTGAGGGCTTGGCCAGGCGAATGAAGAAGGGAGTGGACGGAGTTGAAGGAGTGCAGGCTGTTTTGTATCGGGTACCGGAGACCTTACCGGCTGATGTGTTGGAGCACATGAAAGCACCACCGAAGGACCCTGAGATTCCGGAGATAACAGCCGCGGAATTGACGGATGCCAATGGAGTTCTATTCGGGTTTCCGACGAGGTACGGCTGCATGGCCGCGCAGATGAAGTCGTTCTTTGACTCTACCGGGCAGTTGTGGAAAGAGCAGAAGCTCGTCGGAAAGCCTGCTGGATTCTTCGTCAGTACTGGGACACAAGGTGGCGGCCAGGAAACTACAGC ATGGACAGCAATTACCCAGTTGGCTCACCATGGAATGCTATTTGTTCCTGTCGGGTACACCTTTGGAGCTGGTATGTTTAAGATGGATTCTATACGAGGAGGTTCTCCATATGGTGCTGGTGTTTATGCTGGTGATGGATCGAGAGAGCCAAGTGAATCGGAGCTGGCACTTGCAGAACATCAGGGCAAATATATGGCTACAGTAGTAAAGAAGCTTGCTCAGGCGTGA